The DNA window CACGCGCGCTCCACTGCGCGCACGAAGCCGTTGGCGTCGTCGACGTGGTGATGCGGTGCCGTGCAGGCGTGTTGGTTGCTTTTCATCACAGACTCCAGCGTCAGGCCGCTCCTATCTTGATGAGTGCCGCATCGATGCGTTTCAAGGCGCACTCGCGTCCGGCCAAGTACACCGTCTGCGAAATGTCCGGGCTGACCTGGGTGCCGGTGATGGCCACGCGCAGCGGCTGGGCGACCTTGCCCATGCCCAGCTCCAGCGCGACCGCGGCGTCGTGCAGTGCAGCCGACACACTCTCCACGCTCCACTCGCTCACGCCTGCCAGCAGTTCTCGCGCTTTGCCAAGCGGCACCTCGGCGCCCAGCTTGAGGTGCTTCATCACCGCCGCTTCGTCGTAAGTTTCCAGCGGCTGATACCAGACCACGGCTTTTTCGGCCATTTCCTTCAAGGTCTGCACGCGCTCGCGCAGCGCCACCACCACATCGATGGCGGCCGGGCCGGCGGCGACGTCGATGCCGCGCTTGGCAAGCTGGTATTCCAGCTGCGGAGCGATGCTGGCCGGGTCGTCGGTCTTCAGATAGTGCTGATTGACCCATCCAAGCTTGGCCATATCCAGGCGCGCGGCCTTGGAATTGACGTCCTTGACGTCGAACAGGTCGAGCAATTCCTGCTGAGTGAATAATTCCTGGTCGCCATGCGACCAACCCAGGCGGACCAGGTAATTGATCAGCGCATGCGGCAGATAGCCGGCGTCCTTGTACTGCATCACATCGGCCGCGCCGGTGCGCTTGGACAGCTTGGCGCCCTGCTCGTCCAGAATCATCGGCATGTGCGCGAACTTAGGCACCGGCGCGCCCAGCGCTTCATAGATATTGATCTGGCGCGGAGTATTGTTGATGTGGTCGTCGCCGCGGATCACCTCGGTGATGCCCATGTCCCAATCGTCCACCACCACCGCGAAGTTGTAGGTGGGGAAGCCGTCCGGGCGGAAGATCACCATATCGTCGAGCTCGCTGTTGGCGATCTCGATACGGCCCTTGATCAGATCGTCGAACGCCACCGTGCCGCCGATCGGATTCTTGAAACGGATGACACGATTGGGGTCATCACGATACGGCAGGTGCTGCTCGCGCGCGGCGCCGTTGTAGCGCGGCTTTTCCTGTTTGTCCATCGCAGTTTCACGCATGGCGTCGAGTTCTTCGCGGGTTTCGTAGGCGTAATACGCCTTGCCCTGCGCCAATAGCTGCTCGGCGACCTCTTGATAACGGGCGACGCGCTGGGTCTGGTAGATTGGGCCTTCGTCGTAACCCAGGCCCAGCCAGTCCATTGCCTCCAAGATGGCGTCGATCGCCTCTTGGGTGCTTCGCTCACGGTCGGTGTCTTCGATGCGCAGCACGAACTGTCCGCCGCGGTGGCGTGCCTCCAGCCAGCAATACAGGGCGGTGCGGGCGCCGCCGATGTGCAGGTAACCGGTGGGACTGGGGGCAAAACGGGTGCGGCAGATCATGGCGCGCTCGGAGGAACGGGAATCAGCGGATTTTACCTTGCGCAGCTCAGACCTGCCCTGCCCGCGGCTCAGCGATTGCGCAACAGGTCGCCGTAGACCACGCAATCGCCGCCGCTGCGTGCGGGGCCTGGTGCGTCATACAGCACCAGCCAGGCGGGCGTGCTGCCGGCCAGATGTTTTGGCAGATTGCAGATCGCCTCGGCGCGGTCGCTGTCCTTGCCATGCGGCAGCACCGCCGATTTCAACAGCTCGTGCTGGAAGCGCACCGGCGCGCGGTTGGCGGCCAGCACTGCACGCGCATCCGGCCACTTGAACAGGCCGATCTCGCCATTGAGCACCATGGTCGGCCCGGCCAGCACATACAGGTCATCGCCGGAGTAATGCAGGTCGCGCACGCCCAGCCCGCCCAATTGCAGGAAGTGCTTGCGCAGCAGCGTGCCTTCTTCGTCCAGTGGCGCCATGCGCAGATGGTCGCCATGCGCTTCCACCTGGATCTCCAGCAGCGCCGACCAGCCCCGCAGCACTGGTCCGCGCAGGCCGAGCAGCAAGCGCTGGCCGTCCACAACGATGCCTTCGATGTCCAAGCCATTGTCCTTGCCAGGGATCTTCAGGAACGGGCCGAAATGCGGGTCGTCGGCCAGCAGGTCGGTGAGCTGGTTATGCTTGGCGTCGCCCTTGAGCCGCAGCGCGCGGCGGCCATCGGCAGCTTCGCGCACCAGTCGCGGAGCGCCATCGGCATCGCGCTCGATCGGCAGGCAGGCCAGCAGGCAGCGGTTGGCGTCGAGTTTGAGCCTGCTCAGGCGCTTGGCGTTGTCGGCATCGTTGCGGCCACGCTTGGCATTCTTGCGCTTGGAGCCATGCGAGCCGACGACCCACAGGTACCCATCCGACAAACCCATGCCTTCCAGGTCCGCTTCATCGGCGGCCTCGCCCGGCAGATCCAGCAACTCGGCCAACGGAAAGCTCCGACCTTCGCCGAAACGCAACGTCTCGCGCTGGGTCGAATCGAGCTTGCGCAGACGGTCCACTGCGCAGGCTTCATCGCCAGCCACCCACAACCAGTCGTCGGTGAACGCGGCGCCGGACAGATTGCTGTGCACCAGCGCACCGGGCGCAAATTCGAGACGGACACTGTGCGGAATCAGGGTTTTCTTGGCCATGGGAACCTGGTGGGTGGTGTTGCTGGGGCTGAGAGTGGCTAACAAAGCATCGCGAGCACTTGTCAGGGAATGCGGACGGCGCGGAGGAACCGGGGTGTACGCGTGGTATATGCCGCACCGAGCACCGACCGCGTGCCTGACGTGAGCGCAGTCGTTTTGTCAGCCGCGCTCCATCCATCGGACGCAGCCAGCTTGACACCTGTCACGCCAGCGACCAACTGCACGGACCAATCGCGGTCGTTGGCGACCTGCGCATACGCGCAGCTGGCTTCGAATGCACCGAAGTACAGCAGGGCCCACACCATGTCGCCCTGCGTCTGCGCCAGCAGGCCATCGGCCGGGAAACCGACATCCATCGGCGCCAACACCGCCGCTTCGTAGGTATTGAAGTCCAGCGCCGGGCTCCACGGCGCCTCGCCGGCGTCGACCGATTGCGCTATGCGTGTCAAACGTCGCGCCCAGTTCCGGCGACAGATATTCCGGCAGCATCAGCACGCGTGCGCTGACAGCAGCTTCACCGACCACGGCGGATTGGCGCGCGGCGAAATCGGCAGGTTTGCCGATCGGATATTTGGCGACTGCGACCTTCATTTGTGGGCCCTGCTGCGGTTGATCGAATGAAGTGGGAAACGGCGATGTAGTCGCCAGTAGTCACCGCGACAGCACGCGCGTCCAGACGTTCAAGCTGTGGTCGATTTCGCCGCGTTGCAACTCCACCTACGCCAGCGCCACGCGCATCCCCGGTGCGGTGTATCACTGCATTTGCGCCAGAACGCATCGCCAGGCCGGTAGTCGGACGGTTTGCGCGGATCGTTCCGCACGTTCCACCGAACAAAATGCAGTCGGTGCGCATCGGCGCAGCGCGCGTGCATGCGCTTGGCGCTGGTCGAAAAAAGAACTGCACGCCGATACACGCAGCGGCCGACAACAGATACGCCTGCCAGAACGCGATGTGCCCGGAAAGACTCAGCAGCAGCAGGAAGAGGATCGCCAACGCCAGGCCCGCTAGCAGGTAGTGCAACGGGTGGATCGGCAAGCGCTTGAACAACACCAACGCTACGAACGCCACGAAGCGCAGCGCCAGAAACTGGGAGGTGGCCAAGCTGCGATGCGCAGGTGTCCAGGGTTTGAGGCGAATTTGAAGCGACTGCGAAGTGGCCTATCCACCAAAGCGTGATGGTGATGCTCAGCGCCAGAGGCGAACGCTAGAATTGCAACCCATGCACATGGGCAGTTTCTGTTTTGCACCCTCCGCTTCGCAGTG is part of the Xanthomonas fragariae genome and encodes:
- the gltX gene encoding glutamate--tRNA ligase, yielding MICRTRFAPSPTGYLHIGGARTALYCWLEARHRGGQFVLRIEDTDRERSTQEAIDAILEAMDWLGLGYDEGPIYQTQRVARYQEVAEQLLAQGKAYYAYETREELDAMRETAMDKQEKPRYNGAAREQHLPYRDDPNRVIRFKNPIGGTVAFDDLIKGRIEIANSELDDMVIFRPDGFPTYNFAVVVDDWDMGITEVIRGDDHINNTPRQINIYEALGAPVPKFAHMPMILDEQGAKLSKRTGAADVMQYKDAGYLPHALINYLVRLGWSHGDQELFTQQELLDLFDVKDVNSKAARLDMAKLGWVNQHYLKTDDPASIAPQLEYQLAKRGIDVAAGPAAIDVVVALRERVQTLKEMAEKAVVWYQPLETYDEAAVMKHLKLGAEVPLGKARELLAGVSEWSVESVSAALHDAAVALELGMGKVAQPLRVAITGTQVSPDISQTVYLAGRECALKRIDAALIKIGAA
- a CDS encoding DUF3616 domain-containing protein, with the translated sequence MAKKTLIPHSVRLEFAPGALVHSNLSGAAFTDDWLWVAGDEACAVDRLRKLDSTQRETLRFGEGRSFPLAELLDLPGEAADEADLEGMGLSDGYLWVVGSHGSKRKNAKRGRNDADNAKRLSRLKLDANRCLLACLPIERDADGAPRLVREAADGRRALRLKGDAKHNQLTDLLADDPHFGPFLKIPGKDNGLDIEGIVVDGQRLLLGLRGPVLRGWSALLEIQVEAHGDHLRMAPLDEEGTLLRKHFLQLGGLGVRDLHYSGDDLYVLAGPTMVLNGEIGLFKWPDARAVLAANRAPVRFQHELLKSAVLPHGKDSDRAEAICNLPKHLAGSTPAWLVLYDAPGPARSGGDCVVYGDLLRNR